A genome region from Triticum aestivum cultivar Chinese Spring chromosome 2B, IWGSC CS RefSeq v2.1, whole genome shotgun sequence includes the following:
- the LOC123047288 gene encoding methylthioribose kinase 1 — protein MAAGDEEQGFRPLDEASLVAYIRATPALAASLGGRVDGLAVKEVGDGNLNFVYIVTSDAGSVVVKQALPYIRCVGDSWPMTRERAYFEASALREHGRLCPDHVPEVYHFDRAMSLIGMRYIRPPHIILRKGLIAGVQYPLLADHMANYMAKTLFFTSLLYNSTTDHKKQVARYCENVEMCRLTEQVVFSDPYMVSKYNRWNSPLLDKDAEAVREDDGLKLEIGELKSMFIERAQALIHGDLHTGSIMVTPDSTQVIDPEFAFYAPMGYDIGAFLGNLILAYFAQDGHADEANDRKAYKQWILKTIEESWNLFQQKFLGLWNKHKDGNGEAYLPAIYNNPELLSVVQKKYMTGLLHDSLGFGSAKMIRRIVGIAHVEDFDSIEDASKRASCECRALDCGKAILKGRRQFESIEQVIALVQSVTQD, from the exons atggccgccggcgacgaggagcagggcTTCCGTCCGCTGGAcgaggcgtcgctggtggcctacATCCGGGCGACCCCGGCGCTGGCCGCCAGCCTCGGCGGCCGCGTCGACGGCCTCGCCGTCAAGGAGGTCGGCGACGGCAACCTCAACTTCGTCTACATCGTTACCTCCGACGCCGGCTCCGTCGTCGTCAAGCAG GCGCTGCCGTACATCCGCTGCGTGGGGGACTCGTGGCCGATGACGAGGGAGCGGGCCTACTTCGAGGCGTCGGCGCTGCGGGAGCACGGCCGCCTCTGCCCGGACCACGTCCCGGAGGTCTACCACTTCGACCGCGCCATGTCGCTCATCGGCATGCGCTACATCAGGCCGCCCCACATCATCCTCCGCAAGGGCCTCATCGCCGGCGTCCAGTACCCGCTCCTCGCCGACCACATGGCCAACTACATGGCCAAGACCCTCTTCTTCACCTCCCTCCTCTACAACTCCACCACCGACCACAAGAAGCAAG TTGCTCGCTACTGTGAGAACGTGGAGATGTGCAGGCTCACGGAGCAGGTCGTCTTCTCGGACCCATACATGGTCTCCAAATACAATCGCTGGAACTCGCCTCTTCTAGACAAAGACGCCGAAGCGGTTCGGGAGGATGATGGGCTGAAATTGGAGATTGGTGAACTGAAGTCCAT GTTTATTGAGAGAGCCCAGGCTCTGATTCATGGTGATCTCCATACTGGTTCCATCATGGTGACCCCAGATTCCACTCAAGTGATTGATCCGGAGTTTGCCTTCTACGCGCCGATGGGTTACGACATTGGGGCCTTCTTGGGGAACCTGATTCTGGCCTACTTCGCACAGGATGGGCATGCTGATGAAGCAAATGACCGTAAG GCTTATAAGCAATGGATATTGAAGACGATCGAAGAATCATGGAATTTGTTCCAGCAGAAATTTCTGGGACTTTGGAATAAACACAAAGATGGGAATGGGGAGGCATACCTGCCTGCCATATACAACAACCCGGAGCTTTTGAGCGTTGTACAGAAGAAGTACATGACAGGTTTACTTCATGACAGTCTTGGATTTGGTTCGGCCAAAATGATCAG GAGAATTGTTGGAATTGCCCATGTGGAGGATTTTGACTCAATCGAGGATGCCAGCAAGAGAGCATCATGTGAGTGCCGCGCGCTTGATTGTGGCAAGGCAATCCTGAAGGGCCGCCGCCAATTTGAGAGCATCGAGCAAGTGATTGCACTTGTCCAGTCAGTAACTCAAGACTGA